A genomic stretch from Anopheles nili chromosome X, idAnoNiliSN_F5_01, whole genome shotgun sequence includes:
- the LOC128729329 gene encoding leucine-rich repeat flightless-interacting protein 2 codes for MESPSAGGRRRGNSRINAEDQALDQIAKEAEARLAARRQARAEAREIRMRELERQQKELEQNADRVFDLQQQSIGLSEPASLVATPRSSRMLAHNAAARGSALSSRRNSEDSLEEEARSLRDLRHELKDVEERFRKAMIANAQLDNERSSLNYQIQLLKDKLEEVEESHAQLQREYREKCRDREALKRNNDKLSEELKLVQGQLQERDALIEQHGMVIVTVENEDGTDAHRALVTADNAQLLKSVPGSLDVRLKKFAAEKQELQTELQSLQQQLNDFKSKGRRYTSINGSLTDDDFEDAQREANKLITEYKYKLQKAEQEIANLQASLARSETQVIRYKSTAEAAEKAESDLKIERRKLQRENREAMDRLEELETSNNHLLKRLDKLKSKSNMLKDIS; via the exons ATGGAGAGTCCTAGTGCCGGCGGGCGACGTCGTGGCAATTCGCGGATCAATGCCGAAGACCAGGCATTGGACCAGATTGCAAAAGAG GCCGAGGCTCGATTAGCAGCAAGACGTCAGGCACGAGCAGAGGCGCGTGAGATACGCATGCGAGAGCTGGAGCGCCAACAGAAAGAACTCGAACAGAATGCAGATCGAGTGTTCGATCTGCAACAACAATCGATCGGTCTGTCCGAACCAGCCAGCCTTGTTGCGACTCCGCGTTCAAGTCGCATGCTGGCACATAATGCAGCAGCTCGAGGAAGTGCCCTTTCGTCACGACGCAATAGCGAAGATTCGCTCGAGGAAGAGGCTCGCAGTTTGCGCGATCTTCGACATGAGTTGAAG GACGTGGAGGAGCGATTCCGCAAGGCGATGATTGCGAACGCGCAGCTGGACAACGAACGATCCTCGCTCAACTATCAGATTCAGCTGCTAAAAGACAAGCTGGAAGAGGTGGAGGAGTCGCACGCACAGCTGCAGCGAGAGTATCGAGAGAAATGCCGCGATCGGGAGGCTCTCAAGCGCAACAACGACAAGCTAAGCGAAGAACTGAAGCTCGTCCAAGGTCAGCTACAGGAACGAGACGCTCTGATAGAGCAACACGGGATGGTTATAGTCACGGTTGAGAATGAAGACGGTACAGACGCGCACCGTGCTCTAGTCACCGCGGATAATGCGCAACTGCTCAAATCCGTTCCCGGTTCTCTTG ACGTAAGACTGAAAAAGTTTGCCGCAGAAAAGCAGGAACTGCAGACTGAGCTGCAatcgctgcagcagcagttaAATGACTTCAAGAGCAAGGGCCGGCGGTACACTTCGATCAATGGTTCGCTTACCGATGACGATTTCGAGGATGCGCAGC GAGAAGCCAATAAGCTGATAACGGAATACAAATACAAGCTGCAGAAAGCGGAACAGGAAATTGCAAACCTGCAAGCCAGTCTGGCACGCTCCGAAACGCAGGTGATACGATACAAGAGCACAGCTGAAGCGGCGGAAAAGGCGGAAAGCGATCTCAAGATAGAACGAAGAAAACTTCAACGAGAG AACCGCGAAGCAATGGATCGCCTGGAGGAGCTAGAAACATCCAACAATCATCTCCTAAAACGACTGGACAAGCTGAAGAGCAAGAGCAACATGCTCAAAGATATTTCATAG